In the Balaenoptera musculus isolate JJ_BM4_2016_0621 chromosome 20, mBalMus1.pri.v3, whole genome shotgun sequence genome, GTGCtgctggatgggggagggggtgggacaaGGGGTGGGCCCCACCTTGCACCGTGACCCTGCCGTCAGGCTGCGGTAGAGTCGGCGGCCCTGCCGGCCCGCGTTCCAGATGGTGAAGGTTGCCCAGTGGGGCAGGGCCCACTCTTCCAGGAAGCGGACGCGGTGGGTCCAGATGGTGGTCctgtgggggatggggggtggggggtcgtgacccaggagggcagggcctccAAGCGCCCAAGGCCTTCCTCCCGCCACCCCTGAGCCTGCCCACAAGTCCCCCTGGTCTGGGGCCCCTGGGGCAGTGCTGCAGCTGTTGGCTGAGTGACTGAACCAAGGAGGCCAGGACCAGAAGGTCACACCCCTCGCCCGCCCTCACGGCCCCCATGGATCCTCGGATGTGCTGAGCTCACGTCCACACACTCAAGAAGCGTGCGGGACACCAGGCACAGAGCTTGGGGAGCCCGAGGGAAACCCAGCCACGCTGATGTCCGGCACCTGCGACCATGGTAAACATGACCAGAGAGGCCTGGACGTGACTGCCCACCTCGAGCGGCCACATGGAACGGGCCACAGTGTCCTGTGGAAGCTGTGCAGATGGCGGGGTCACCTTCCCCAGGTGGGACCCCCTCCCTTGGCCCCTTGCCACATGCAGACCTGAGATCCAGGCCGGCCCTTGGGGTCTGCAGCTGCCCGAGCCCCAGTGCCTGGGGAGAACAGCATGTCAGCTGTCTCCAGGTTAAAGTGGTTGGACGCAGGGACAGGACCCAAGGCGCAGGTGTGAAACCATCACTTAAGAATCGGGAAGGTTAAGGGGGAGCTTCTGCAGGTACACAGTGGACCAAACTTGACCCGGGTCTTCCTTCCCAGAGAAACCTCTGACGTAAGGAAGGGTGGCACACCCTTGTATAAAATCACAGTTTACATCTGGAAGTGCCCTCCATGGACCCTCTCACAGAGCCCCAAGACCTACTGTTCTAGGCCAGGCGCAGACCTGCTGCAGCTCCCCCGCGTTCTACAGTGTGGGTTCAGCTCCTCCCTGGTGTCTGGCCCGGGGCTCTGTGTGGCAAGTGTTGAACCCGTAGTTCAGCAGCCACTGCCCCGCCGCCTTCTCCATGGCAACCAGCTCTGAGGGTCCCACAAGGTACCTCAGGGGAGCAGCTCCTCCAGGTGAGGGCGTGGGGTCCACGGACACAACACAGTGATGCCCACTGTAATGCAACTGGGCACCGGTGTCCGCATGCCCAGGGGTGGGCTGTGACTGCTGGGCTCCTCCGTGGTTGGTCCACCCACGTCCCACTTGAAATGTCTCAATTAGGGTTGTTCTGAGCAGCCATAATTTCAGTGGTCGGGGGGTACTGGGACTTGCGAAGGTGAATAAGGTGAATAACTCCCCAGTCTGGGCCGTTTAGCACAAGCTAGACACACTCCAGCCCAAATAAGACACCAGTAGGTACAGCACTCAACACGCAGCTTTGGCAGCATCCAAGAAATGAAGGACGATTCTGAGAACAAAACAACTGAACTTTCTGCAAATGAGCTCTGACAAACCCATGAGACCCTGACAGCAAGGAAGAGATGGGGTGGGCCCTGGGTCCCCACCAGCAGCAGGACCTGCACCACGCTCCAGGCCCTGCCTGGGACCCCAGGGGGCGTGCCTACCACCACAGGGGCAGCAGGAGATAAGGGACCACAGACATCTGGGCAGGTCTCGCCCTCTGCTCCACGGTTTCCTCTCTGGCtcctactttttaaattacttttgttGGCAAAAGGTCTGGCTGCTTCTGTGACTTAATTGCTTCTCTTCTTATCCAGTCAACTCTCTTCAATTTGATAAACAATTCAATGAAAACTGCCAAAAAAATGCCCAAAGGTTTTAGGGACACAAGGAAATGAAATGGCCCAACCAGGACTCCACTTAATGCTCAGGGACCAGGACAGTGTGGGGCCCGCACCAGCGTGACCACCAGACGCAGGGGTGACGGGCCGGGTCTGAGCAGCGCAGGGTGCCTCACCTGGAAACGGCGCCTGTGGGACGGACAGctgacccccacctcccaccGCCCGCGGAGTGGATTCGGAGGGACTGTGGGTCCTGAGGGTACAGCCCCTGCCTTGCGCCCTCCCTGTGCCTCCGGAGTCTGGTCTCTGGTCTGAGGACACACCACACAACTCAGAAACTGCCACCAATACCTCCGCGTTGTGGACAGTGAGACCCTTCCTGCTGCCGCTGTCCTGCAGGCCCCCTTCTCCACCGTGCTGCTCAGTTCTTATTTATTCGGGAGAACAGCCCAGGTGTGTCCTTCCTGCCACTCTTAGCCCTGCGAGGAGGCTCCACCGAGGGCTGGGTGTGTGGGAGCTGCTCACAGGTTTCCTCAGACCCACAGGTCGGCATTTCCAGAACCTTCTGGAAAGCAAGGCAGTGTCAGGGATGCGCACCGCACCAGGAGGCAgcaggctggaggtgggggcggggagcagTGGCGTGTGTGGACCCTCAGCAGCAGGACGGCAGGAAGGTCCACGCGGTGACGAAGACGGAGGAGCAACGTCACCACACAGAGCTCAGCCCTGAGGGTGAGCAGCATGGTGACTTTGGAAGAATGAGGCAGAACGTTGCCACCGACATCACACTTTTAAAGAGGGAAAGCACACTGTTTAGAGGACATCACATGTGGTAAAAGTATAGAGAAATGGATCTCATGGCAAATAAACATCCCACTCAGGACACCACGAAATGGAACCTGGGAGATGCAGGAGGTTTGGGGAAATGggtaactttttgttttaaagatgattCCTTATGCCTTTTGGCTGTCAGAAGTATTTCATAGTGAAAATTGTTAAATGATATAAATGCTGATCATTCTCAATTTAAAATGCAAAGGCCACGATTCAGGGAGCCTCTCAAACAGAGGGCTTTTTGAGAGAGAGTTTGAAGGAATTCAATTATTGACAAGCCTGAGGGTGTAATTAGCGCTAGTTGCTCTGTGAGGTTTTGCTGCTCAAAGACTTTAATCCAACACAGAAACTAACATGAGATCACCTCGTTTACGTTGTGGGTGGCAAAGCCTCACGCtgcaaaaagagggaaaaaaagtctcAACATAAAAGAATTATCGCATGAAAACAGAATGAGGGTGTGTGTGGCGCAAGCCGTCTGGCTGGCTGCCTGGCCCCCCAGATACATGAGCACCCGCCACACCatgggtggggagcaggaggtcACCATCAGGGTCATCACAGACATGCCTTCACGTTACCTTGCTTCACAGGAGCTGAAGGTGAGGACACATGTACGTGAACCTTCAGGAACAATGGAAGAGATCCTAGATGTCCAGGCACTTCTCAGGTCTGCAGAGGATCCCAGGTGTCCAGGCATTTCTCAGCTCTGCAGAGGATCCCAGGTGTCCAGGTGCTTCTCAGCTCTGCAGAGGATCCCAGGTGTCCCGGCGCTTCTCAGCTCTGCAGAGGATCCCAGGTGTCCCGGCGCTTCTCAGCTCTGCAGAGGATCCCAGGTGTCCCGGCGCTTCTCAGCTCTGCACAGGATCCCAGGTGTCCAGGCGCTTCTCGGCTCTGCACAGGATCCCAGGTGTCCAGGCGCTTCTCGGCTCTGCACAGGATCCCAGGTGTCCAGGCGCTTCTCGGCTCTGCACAGGATCCCAGGTGTCCAGGCGCTTCTCGGCTCTGCAGAGGATCCCAGGTGTCCCGGCGCTTCTCGGCTCTGCAGAGGATCCCAGGTGTCCCGGCGCTTCTCGGCTCTGCAGAGGATCCCAGGTGTCCCGGCGCTTCTCGGCTCTGCAGAGGATCCCAGGTGTCCCGGCACTTCTCGGCTCTGCAGAGGATCCCAGGTGTCCTGGCGCTTCTCGGCTCTGCAGAGGATCCTAGGTGTCCAGGCGCTTCTCAGCTCTGCAGAGGATCCCAGGTGTCCCGGCACTTTTCAGCTCTGCAGAGGATCCCAGATGTCCCGACACTTCTCAGCTCTGCAGAAGTTACCAGATGTCCTGGCACTTCTCAGCTCTGTACAGGATCCCAGGTGTCCAGGCGCTTCTCAGCCCTGCACAGGATCCCAGGTGTCCCGGCGCTTCTCAGCTCTGCAGAAGTTACCAGATGTCCTGGCACTTCTCAGCTCTGCACAGGATCCCAGGTGTCCAGGCGCTTCTCAGCTCTGCAGAGGATCCCAGGTGTCCCGGCACTTCTCAGCTCTGCAGAAGTTACCAGGTGTCCAGGCACTTCTCAGCTCTGCACAGGATCCCAGGTGTCCAGGCGCTTCTCAGCCCTGCACAGGATCCCAGGTGTCCCGGCACTTCTCAGCTCTGCAGAGGATCCCAGATGTCCCGGCATTTCTGAGCTCTACAGAAGATTCGTGCCCAGAAAACCATCTTTGTACTTTATTCACCCAGAGTTTCCAACTCCGTTTATGGATTGTGGGAAAGTTGTTACTTCCTTGAAGAAACACTtgccagatattttaaaaattttaatgaaattcacaTAGAGTAAGAGCAAGGATCTTAAGTGTGCATACAAGTCAGACGGTTATGACAAACATGCACATCCGTGTAACCCACACACCTATCAAGAGGTGGGACACTTCCACCACCCCAGAAAGCTCCCTTGTACCTCCTTTCCCCTGAGAATACCACAGTCTCGTTTCTATCACTGTGGACTAGTTCTGCCTGTTGGAGAACTCTGTACAAGTGGAAGCCACAGTATGCATGCTTTTGTATCTGATTTCTTTTActaaccatatttttttttgacattaatCCCCGTTCTTGCAGGTAtcagtcatttgttttcttctagtgcTGAGGAGTGCTCCGTTACAGCAGTGTTTATCCATCACCTGCCGATGGGCATCTGGGTTGTTCCCATTCTTGGCTACTAATAGAGAAATGTTGAGCAAtgtattcatttctcttggaGAAACACCTAGACATGGAATTGCTGGGGCATAGGGCAGGTATcagttaaattaataaaataaggcccaacagttttccaaagagaaTGTACTGTGTTTACACTCCTGAGAACAATGTATACGTGTCCTCAGCATGATTTGGAATTGCAGACATTAATTTTAACCCTTCTAGTGGGTGTGCAGTTTAATTTGCATTCTCTGATAATGACGAAACCTTTTTCATGGACTAATTGAccttatatattatttctttgttaagTGGCATGTCCGTTCAACTATTTTGCCTACttttattagattttctttttatttttgggtgaTAGGGGTTCTTAATATCTCCCCCATACTAACCCTCTGTGAGATATATagattatgaatattttctcccagtctgtggtttgtctacTCATTTTCCTAATGGTGTCTTTTTATgagcaaaagttcttaattttgatgaagtccaatttatcaattttaaagcactgaagagggacttccctggtggtccagtggttaagaatctgccttccaatgcagaggacgctggttcgatccctggtcggggaactaagattccacatgccggggcaactaagccccccGGCCTCAGCTACTGAGtttgcgcacctcaactagagagaagcccgcatgccgcaacgaagagcctaTGTGCTGCAAgtaagaccctacacagccaaaaaaaaaaaaaaaaaaaagggctaaaGATCCTGGTGTCCTCTCTAATAAATTTTTTCCTATCCCCAAGTTGTGAAGATATTCCctgatgttttcttctagaagctgtATATTTTAGCTgcttctatatttatatctaagctatctagaattaatttttctataggacatgagattttttttccatatggatatccatTTActccatttgttaaaaatatttttctttttccactgaatGCCTTTGGAGactgttgaaaatcaattgtgagtctatttctggactctgtgcTCTGTTTCATTGATGTGTATGTCtatctttattctattaatacattttcttgattgctgtagcttcaGAGAGAGTCTTAAAATCAGGCACAATAAGTCctcaaattttgttcttttcaagattgtttagGACACTCTGGGCCCTTTGATTTTCATGCGAATTCTAAGATCAGAttatcaatttctacaaagaagccaCCTGGGACTTTtactgggattgcattgaatttacagatcaatttggagagaactgaCGTTAACAttactgagtcttccaatccatgaatgtggtatatctctccatctattttatagattttcttttaatttccctcAGCCTTTTTTGGAGTAGGTTTTAGCGGACATAGACGTACCTTACTAAACTTActcaaaagtattttattattgacGCTGTTGTACATTTTTTCaactgcatttttttcagttcattGCAATTCTATAAACTTGTATTCTGGAAAATTTGCTAAGTTATTGGTTTTGATTTCCTATGAAACACAATCATGCCATCTACAAATGATGCTAGTTTTACTTCCACTTTCTAatacttatattttttctttttcctgtctcattGCACTGACCTCCATTACAATGTggaatagaagtagtgagaggAGCGATCAGATCGCTTCCTCCTGATCTTAGAAGGGAAGGCTTTCAGTCTTTAATGATTAAGTATGAGGTTAGTTATAGGTTTGAGTAGATGCTATCAGACTgagaaagtttccttctatttctagtttgctgagttttttaaaaaatcatgaatgggtattcAATTTTGcccagtgctttttctgcatctattgcactgattgtgtgatttttatcctttattctgttaCTGTATTAAATCATACTAattgatttctgaatgttaaaccaGACTTTTattcatgatgtattatcctttcatatatatttctgaatttgacttggtaatattttgtgaatgatttttgtatctattttcataagggatatttgtctgtaattttacTTTCTTGCAATATTCTTGTAGCATTTTTTACTTCAGAGTCATGCTGGTCTCACAGAGTGAGTGTGAAGCTCCTCCCTCCCAACACCCAATAGAtctttctcctcttctatttCCTGAAAGAATTTATGTTAgactggtattatttcttccttacattttttttttttttttttttttataaatttatttatttatttatttatttttggctgtgttgggtcttcgcttctgcgcgagggcttcctccagttgcggcgagcggggaccactcttcattgccgtgcacgggcctctcactatcgcggcctctcttgttgcggagcacaggctccagacgcgcaggctcagtagttgtggctcacgggcttagttgctccgcggcatgtgggatcctcccagaccagggctcgaacccgtgtcccctgcattggcaggcagactctcaaccactgcgccaccagggaagccctcttccttACATTTTTGATAGAATATATCAGTAAAGCCATCTGGCTTGGCTTTTCTTtatgaaaagcttttaaattactaatctaatttttaattattatttatacctatttttttttttttggccgtgtgcAGGGCATGCAGGATAtattagttccccagccagggattgaacctaaaccccctgcagtggaagcacagagtcccaaccactatactgccagggaattctctattatttatactttaaatatctattGGATCTGTAATGATGTCCCCTCTTTAATTCCCAGTATATTGGtaacctctgttttcttttaaaaataaatcttgttaGAGGTTTGTCAATTGATTTTATTTCAAGCCAATTCTtggttttgctgattttttttctactgacTGTCCATTTTCAATTTTACCTTCTTCATACCTTTCCTTCTATTTACTTTGAGTTTACTTTGCTGTTACTTTTGAAACCTTTAAAGGTGGAGACTTAGATAAttctttagtttcttcttttataatataagCTTTTAAAGCTATAAAAACTTACTATAAACTCTGCTTTAGCTAAattccacaaattttgacatACTGTTTTGTCATCAAGTTAAATTTTTTCCCTAATATCCTCTGTGATTTTTTCCCTtggttgcttaatttccaaatattttgtatattcaaGATgtcttaggacttccctggtggtgcagtgattaagaatctgcctgccaatgcaggggacacaggtttgagccctggtctgggaagattccccatgccatgaagcaactaagcccatgtgccacaactactgagcctgcgctctagagcccacaagccgcaactactaaagcctatgcacctagagcctgtgctccacaacaagagaagccaccgcaacgagaagcctgtgcaccgcaacaaagagtagctcccgcttgccgcaaaacTAGAGAAGGCCGGCacacagccacaaagacccaacgcagccaaaaaaaagaaaaaaagatgccttaatgatttctaatttataaaacataaccAGTATGATTTCAATCATTTGAAATTTAttcagatttgtttattggtcCAAAGTAATGTCTATCTTGTACTTTAAAAGAATGCGTATTCTGCAGTTGACTATAGTGTTCCTTAAATGTCTCCTGTCATGTTGGTTAATAGTGTTGTTCACATCTTCTGATCCTCACagacttccccacccccagcttctatcaattactgaggtAGGAGTATTAAAATCTCCAACTCCAGtctcagtttttgcctcatgtattttgaaactctgtgATTAGGGatatatacacatttaggattgttatgtcccCCTAGAAAATGACCTTTACCCCATGTGTGCAAATCACACTTGCATTGAGTCAAGTTCATGACAACAAACTCCCAATGATGCTCCACTAAATCTACTGTAAGAGAATTCAGACttaacaaaagagaaatcaagcTATTTTGCTTAAAGCTGGAAAACAAAGAAGCTAAGTTTTAGTGTTGAATAGCACATGTGCAAAAGTTCAAGGATCTCCCAAGTCAATATGgatgctgggggcttccctggtggtgcagtggttaggaatccgcctgccaatgcagggaacacgggttcgacccctggtccgggaagatcccacatgccacggagcaactaagtccgtgcactacaactactgagcctgcgctgtacagcctgcgagccacaactactgagcccgtgtgccacaactactgaagcctgcacgcctagagcccgtgctctgcaacaaaagaagccaccacaatgagaagcccgcacactgcaatgaagagtagcccccgctcaccgcaactacagaaagcccgcgtgcagcaacgaagatgcaaggcagccaaaaataaataaataaataaataaactatatggATGCTGCAATCTGGGACACCCCCCCCCACTGACGACACATGCCCAAATCAGCATCACACCCACTGTGACAGTGCACGTCACACCCACTGTGACAGTGGACAGGAGACCTCCCAGGACAGAAACTGAGAAGCCACACCTTCCAACGAGTTTCACACCCTCCAGGGGAAGAACAGAGTCTCTTCTATTTCCAGAAACACAAATGCATGTCCCTGCATCATGCTCTTTACAATCAAAAGATCCCCTGATCGTAGACCTGTTTCAGGGCCCCATTCCTCCCTGTCCCCAAGAGAGCAGCATTACGGTAGCACCAAGGGGGATACGTACTTGTTGTTTGAAATGTAACACCCACACACGTGCACAAacgtgcacacacaggcacacatgcgcacacacacacagttcaaactaaagaaagaaaaacacacccTCCCTTGCCTTCACCCTGCCTGTACTTTCGGCACCATCCCTGCCCCGTCCCTGGTAGTGGGCCTCTAGCCTTGGGGCCTGGGGGACGTGTGGGCCATGAGAGGGAGGGGGCTAGTGCCCTTGTGATGCCCCACAGAGGGAGCGGCCCAACCTCGGTCCCAGTAGCCCTCCCCTGGTGGGCGGAGAAGGAAGAGGGTGCCCCCAGCCCGCCTGTCATCACGTTAGTGGGGGGCTGGGCTCACTCTGAGAATCCCGTCAACTCAAAGCAAGTGAGAACAAAACCCCGAGAGAACAACTACACGTGATTCCTACCTCACTTCAAAAAAGTGAGAACAGACATTTGGCCTTGATCCCGGGGAAATGCTGGTCCGTGGACCTAGGACAACGTCCCTCCCGGGAGGCCGCATGCCCCGTGCCGGCCACGCTCCCAGGTTTCCTGCCTTGTGACCTGACTGGGTCACCTGTGTCTGCCCCACTGACCCCACGCGGTCTGGACCCGGGACCTGCGTACTCGAGGACGGAGTGTGTGGCCGCGCCGGGGTGGTAGCGGTAGAGGAGGAGGCTCTGGTCCACGCGGACAAGCCCGCCGCCCTTCCTCAGGTGTTCATGGAAGAACAGCAAGTCCTCGGGGACACCCTGCGGGATGAAAGAAATGTGTCTCCACTCACGACAGAGCCTCATTCCGGTGACGGGAGACGCAGA is a window encoding:
- the LOC118886292 gene encoding uncharacterized protein LOC118886292 isoform X5; translation: MGGEQEVTIRVITDMPSRYLASQELKVRTHVREPSGTMEEILDVQALLRSAEDPRCPGISQLCRGSQVSRCFSALQRIPGVPALLSSAEDPRCPGASQLCRGSQVSRRFSALHRIPGVQALLGSAQDPRCPGASRLCTGSQVSRRFSALHRIPGVQALLGSAEDPRCPGASRLCRGSQVSRRFSALQRIPGVPALLGSAEDPRCPGTSRLCRGSQVSWRFSALQRILGVQALLSSAEDPRCPGTSQLCTGSQVSRRFSALQRIPGVPALLSSAEDPRCPGISELYRRFVPRKPSLYFIHPEFPTPFMDCGKVVTSLKKHLPDILKILMKFT
- the LOC118886292 gene encoding uncharacterized protein LOC118886292 isoform X4, whose amino-acid sequence is MGGEQEVTIRVITDMPSRYLASQELKVRTHVREPSGTMEEILDVQALLRSAEDPRCPGISQLCRGSQVSRCFSALQRIPGVPALLSSAEDPRCPGASQLCRGSQVSRRFSALHRIPGVQALLGSAQDPRCPGASRLCTGSQVSRRFSALHRIPGVQALLGSAEDPRCPGASRLCRGSQVSRRFSALQRIPGVPALLGSAEDPRCPGTSRLCRGSQVSWRFSALQRILGVQALLSSAEDPRCPGTSQLCTGSQVSRRFSALQRIPGVQALLSSAQDPRCPGASQPCTGSQVSRHFSALQRIPDVPAFLSSTEDSCPENHLCTLFTQSFQLRLWIVGKLLLP
- the LOC118886292 gene encoding uncharacterized protein LOC118886292 isoform X1, which encodes MGGEQEVTIRVITDMPSRYLASQELKVRTHVREPSGTMEEILDVQALLRSAEDPRCPGISQLCRGSQVSRCFSALQRIPGVPALLSSAEDPRCPGASQLCRGSQVSRRFSALHRIPGVQALLGSAQDPRCPGASRLCTGSQVSRRFSALHRIPGVQALLGSAEDPRCPGASRLCRGSQVSRRFSALQRIPGVPALLGSAEDPRCPGTSRLCRGSQVSWRFSALQRILGVQALLSSAEDPRCPGTFQLCRGSQMSRHFSALQKLPDVLALLSSVQDPRCPGASQPCTGSQVSRRFSALQKLPDVLALLSSAQDPRCPGASQLCRGSQVSRHFSALQRIPDVPAFLSSTEDSCPENHLCTLFTQSFQLRLWIVGKLLLP
- the LOC118886292 gene encoding uncharacterized protein LOC118886292 isoform X3, with amino-acid sequence MGGEQEVTIRVITDMPSRYLASQELKVRTHVREPSGTMEEILDVQALLRSAEDPRCPGISQLCRGSQVSRCFSALQRIPGVPALLSSAEDPRCPGASQLCRGSQVSRRFSALHRIPGVQALLGSAQDPRCPGASRLCTGSQVSRRFSALHRIPGVQALLGSAEDPRCPGASRLCRGSQVSRRFSALQRIPGVPALLGSAEDPRCPGTSRLCRGSQVSWRFSALQRILGVQALLSSAEDPRCPGTFQLCRGSQMSRHFSALQKLPDVLALLSSVQDPRCPGASQPCTGSQVSRRFSALQKLPDVLALLSSAQDPRCPGASQLCRGSQVSRHFSALHRIPGVQALLSPAQDPRCPGTSQLCRGSQMSRHF
- the LOC118886292 gene encoding uncharacterized protein LOC118886292 isoform X2 gives rise to the protein MGGEQEVTIRVITDMPSRYLASQELKVRTHVREPSGTMEEILDVQALLRSAEDPRCPGISQLCRGSQVSRCFSALQRIPGVPALLSSAEDPRCPGASQLCRGSQVSRRFSALHRIPGVQALLGSAQDPRCPGASRLCTGSQVSRRFSALHRIPGVQALLGSAEDPRCPGASRLCRGSQVSRRFSALQRIPGVPALLGSAEDPRCPGTSRLCRGSQVSWRFSALQRILGVQALLSSAEDPRCPGTSQLCTGSQVSRRFSALQRIPGVPALLSSAEVTRCPGTSQLCTGSQVSRRFSALHRIPGVPALLSSAEDPRCPGISELYRRFVPRKPSLYFIHPEFPTPFMDCGKVVTSLKKHLPDILKILMKFT